A genome region from Deltaproteobacteria bacterium CG2_30_66_27 includes the following:
- a CDS encoding GTPase → MEEAAVTFTEVSKIYPGEVKALDRISLRIPRGEWVAVMGPSGSGKTTFLNLLDGLDRPTSGQVRLMRTDIAGLAPAEAAVFRRENIGLVFQQFYLIPYLTVLENVMLAQYFHSMVDEKQARGMLESVGMGHRASHLPSQLSGGEQHRACIARALVNDPGIILADEPTGNLDEANEEKVFEIFRELHRGGKTIIVVTHDRVLGNLARRRIVLNHGRIAEDTYSAAHNDGVATSDGGVPKCLS, encoded by the coding sequence ATGGAAGAAGCCGCCGTAACATTTACCGAGGTCAGCAAGATTTATCCCGGCGAGGTGAAGGCCCTCGACCGCATCAGCCTGCGGATCCCGCGGGGAGAATGGGTGGCCGTCATGGGACCGTCAGGCTCCGGCAAAACGACCTTCCTGAACCTTCTGGACGGACTCGACAGGCCGACGAGCGGCCAGGTGAGATTGATGAGAACAGACATCGCCGGTCTCGCGCCGGCCGAAGCGGCGGTCTTTCGCCGGGAGAACATCGGACTGGTGTTCCAGCAGTTCTACCTTATCCCTTATCTCACGGTACTGGAAAACGTGATGCTGGCCCAGTATTTCCACTCGATGGTGGATGAAAAGCAGGCCCGCGGGATGCTGGAATCCGTGGGGATGGGGCATCGCGCCTCACACCTTCCTTCTCAACTTTCCGGAGGGGAGCAGCATCGCGCGTGCATCGCCCGTGCGTTGGTCAATGACCCAGGGATTATTCTGGCGGATGAGCCGACGGGAAACCTGGACGAGGCGAACGAAGAGAAGGTCTTCGAGATCTTCCGCGAACTCCACAGGGGGGGCAAGACCATTATCGTTGTGACCCATGACCGCGTCCTGGGAAACCTCGCCCGGCGGAGGATCGTGCTGAATCATGGGCGCATCGCTGAAGACACGTACAGTGCGGCGCATAATGACGGTGTAGCCACTTCGGATGGAGGTGTCCCGAAATGCCTTTCGTGA
- a CDS encoding tautomerase produces MPFVNIKITRDGVTPEKKAEVIRGVTKVLVDVLGKNPATTMVLIEEVETDNWGLGGETVTARRKQGK; encoded by the coding sequence ATGCCTTTCGTGAACATCAAGATCACCCGCGACGGCGTGACGCCCGAGAAGAAGGCCGAGGTGATCCGCGGAGTGACGAAGGTGCTGGTGGACGTGCTGGGGAAAAACCCCGCGACCACGATGGTGCTGATCGAAGAGGTGGAGACGGACAACTGGGGGCTCGGCGGGGAGACCGTCACGGCCCGCCGGAAACAGGGGAAGTGA
- a CDS encoding fumarate hydratase (catalyzes the formation of malate from fumerate) — translation MPEFSYQDPFPLGKDTTKYRLLTKEHVSTTKFDGKEILKVDPEGLAFLAHQALRDVSFLLRPEHLEQVAAILSDPEASPNDRGVTIALLRNAEVAANFILPLCQDTGTATIVGKKGQQVWTGARDEEFLSKGVHKMYTEENMRYSQTLPLTMYEEVNSGTNLPAQIDLYATEGAEYKFLFVTKGGGSANKMYLFQETKALLNPVSLEKFLVEKMKTLGTAACPPYHLAFVVGGASAEACLKTVKLASTKYLDNLPTSGNKGGQAFRDVELEGKILKAAHKSGYGAQFGGKYFALDVRIIRLPRHGASCPVGMGVSCSADRNGKAKINKDGIWLEELERNPGRLIPAKYRGKHEHGVVKVNLNRPMKEILAELTKYPVTTQLSLSGTIIVGRDIAHAKLKERIDQGKGLPQYIKDHPIYYAGPAKTPKGMPSGSFGPTTAGRMDSYVDLFQSNGGSLVMIAKGNRSKAVSDACKKHGGFYLGSIGGPAALLAQENIRKVEVLEYPELGMEAIWKIEVEDFPAFILVDDKGNDFYRQIACAG, via the coding sequence ATGCCGGAATTCTCGTACCAGGACCCGTTCCCGCTGGGGAAGGACACGACGAAGTACCGCCTCCTCACCAAGGAGCACGTCTCCACCACGAAGTTCGACGGGAAGGAGATCCTCAAGGTCGATCCCGAAGGACTTGCATTCCTCGCCCACCAGGCGCTGCGCGACGTCTCCTTCCTTCTCCGCCCCGAACACCTCGAACAGGTGGCGGCGATCCTTTCCGACCCCGAGGCGTCCCCGAACGACCGCGGCGTGACGATCGCGCTGCTGCGGAACGCGGAAGTGGCGGCGAACTTCATCCTCCCCCTGTGCCAGGACACCGGCACCGCGACGATCGTCGGGAAGAAGGGGCAGCAGGTTTGGACCGGCGCGCGGGACGAGGAGTTCCTCTCGAAGGGCGTCCACAAGATGTACACGGAAGAGAACATGCGGTACTCGCAGACGCTCCCGCTGACGATGTACGAGGAGGTGAACTCCGGGACGAACCTTCCCGCCCAGATCGACCTGTACGCGACGGAAGGGGCGGAGTACAAGTTCCTCTTCGTCACGAAGGGGGGCGGGTCGGCGAACAAGATGTACCTTTTCCAGGAGACGAAGGCGCTGCTGAACCCCGTCTCCCTCGAGAAGTTCCTCGTCGAGAAGATGAAGACGCTCGGGACCGCCGCGTGCCCGCCGTACCACCTCGCGTTCGTCGTCGGCGGCGCCTCCGCCGAGGCGTGCCTGAAGACGGTGAAGCTCGCCTCCACGAAGTACCTCGACAACCTGCCCACGTCCGGGAACAAGGGGGGGCAGGCGTTCCGCGACGTCGAGCTGGAAGGGAAGATCCTCAAGGCGGCGCACAAATCCGGATACGGCGCCCAGTTCGGCGGAAAGTATTTCGCCCTCGACGTCCGGATCATCCGCCTGCCGCGCCACGGCGCCTCCTGCCCTGTGGGGATGGGCGTCTCCTGCTCCGCGGACCGGAACGGGAAGGCGAAGATCAACAAGGACGGGATCTGGCTCGAGGAGCTGGAGCGGAACCCGGGGCGGCTCATTCCGGCGAAGTACCGCGGGAAGCACGAACACGGCGTCGTGAAGGTGAACCTGAACCGGCCGATGAAGGAGATCCTCGCGGAGCTCACCAAATACCCGGTCACCACGCAGCTCTCCCTCTCCGGGACGATCATCGTCGGGCGCGACATCGCCCACGCGAAGCTGAAGGAACGGATCGACCAGGGGAAGGGGCTGCCGCAGTACATCAAGGACCACCCGATCTACTACGCGGGTCCGGCGAAGACCCCCAAGGGGATGCCGTCGGGCTCGTTCGGCCCGACCACCGCGGGGCGGATGGACTCCTACGTCGACCTGTTCCAGTCGAACGGCGGGTCCCTCGTCATGATCGCGAAGGGGAACCGGAGCAAGGCGGTGAGCGACGCGTGCAAGAAGCACGGCGGGTTCTACCTCGGGTCGATCGGCGGCCCGGCGGCGCTGCTCGCGCAGGAGAACATCCGGAAGGTCGAGGTGCTCGAATATCCCGAGCTGGGGATGGAGGCGATCTGGAAGATCGAGGTCGAGGACTTCCCGGCGTTCATCCTGGTGGACGACAAGGGGAACGACTTCTACCGGCAGATCGCCTGCGCAGGCTGA
- a CDS encoding ferredoxin, which translates to MSKVARVNKGECISCGVCVDTVPAVFRFDADNFAEVYDPNGADAAAIQEAIDLCPVTCISWDEEE; encoded by the coding sequence ATGAGCAAGGTGGCGCGCGTCAATAAAGGGGAGTGCATCTCCTGCGGGGTGTGCGTCGATACGGTCCCGGCGGTGTTCCGGTTCGATGCCGATAACTTCGCCGAGGTGTACGATCCGAACGGCGCGGACGCGGCGGCGATCCAGGAGGCGATCGATCTTTGCCCGGTGACCTGCATTTCTTGGGACGAGGAAGAATGA
- a CDS encoding NAD(+) kinase codes for MKCAGIIAKHTDPRAESIVSDLCRWLEDHGKGVVLDRETAALVGRPDSVVRAKIPEHCDFLIVIGGDGTLLSAARVVGTTGKPILGVNMGSLGFMTAITLDELYPALERIFRFDFDYEERMMLVAHVHRLGERVANYTVLNDVVINKGALAKIIDIKVTVGEMYLSTFKADGLIISTPTGSTGYSLSAQGPIIYPTMNTILITPICPHTLTFRPLVVPDGLIVRSELCSKETDVFLTIDGQVGFGLRQGDVIEVKKAEAPLRFFRSPFRDYFTVLRTKLKWGER; via the coding sequence ATGAAGTGCGCCGGAATCATCGCCAAGCATACCGACCCTCGGGCCGAATCGATCGTATCGGATCTGTGCCGCTGGCTGGAGGACCACGGGAAGGGCGTCGTCCTCGATCGCGAGACGGCGGCCCTGGTCGGCCGTCCGGACTCCGTCGTCCGCGCGAAAATACCGGAGCATTGCGACTTCCTGATCGTGATCGGCGGGGACGGCACGCTGCTGTCCGCCGCGCGCGTCGTGGGGACCACCGGGAAGCCGATCCTGGGGGTCAACATGGGGTCGCTCGGCTTCATGACGGCCATCACCCTCGATGAACTCTACCCCGCGCTGGAGCGGATCTTCCGGTTCGACTTCGACTACGAAGAGCGGATGATGCTGGTCGCGCACGTCCACCGCCTGGGCGAACGGGTCGCCAACTACACGGTGCTGAACGACGTGGTGATCAACAAGGGGGCGCTCGCCAAGATCATCGACATCAAGGTGACGGTGGGCGAGATGTACCTCTCCACCTTCAAGGCGGACGGGCTCATCATCTCCACCCCAACCGGCTCCACGGGATACTCCCTCTCCGCGCAGGGGCCGATCATCTACCCCACCATGAACACGATCCTCATCACCCCGATCTGTCCCCATACCCTGACCTTCCGCCCCCTCGTCGTGCCCGACGGGCTGATCGTCCGCTCGGAACTGTGCTCGAAGGAGACGGACGTCTTCCTGACGATCGACGGACAGGTCGGTTTCGGGCTGCGCCAGGGGGACGTGATCGAGGTGAAGAAGGCGGAGGCGCCGCTCCGGTTTTTCCGCTCACCCTTCCGGGATTACTTCACCGTCCTGCGAACCAAGCTGAAGTGGGGAGAGCGGTGA